Below is a genomic region from Methylobacterium sp. FF17.
GTCCCCTGTCGAGCATGTGGATGCGGCCATGCCCGAGATGGATCAGGCCCTGGCGTTGGAGCTCGGCGAGTACCGCGGCGATGTGCGAGCGCCCGACCCCCAACATGCTGCCCACGACGACCTGGGTGACCGGCAGGGCATCGGTCCCGAGCCGGTCCTGAAGGCCGAGGAGCCAGCGCAGCACACGCTGCTCAATGGGATGGCCGGCGTTGCAGGCTACCGACTGCAGGACCTGGGCGAGCATGCAGTCGGCGTAGCGCACGAACAGGTCGTTCATCGTCGGCGATGCCTGCTTGGCCTCGCGGAGGCGATCGGCATCCATGCGGAGGGCCGAGCCCTCGACGAGGACGACGCAGCGGGTGAAGGCCGGCAGGTACCCTTGGCTCACCACTCCGCCAATGGCGCCTTCGTGCCCGACCGTCGCGGTCTCGACGGTGCGGTCCCCGCCCAGTCGAACGACGAGGGTCGCCACGGTCTGGTCGAGGGGGAACGTGACGTGCGAGACGTCCTCGTCCACGTCGAACAGCGTGTCCCCGCGAGAATGGTCGCGTCGCACGACATGCGGTTCCAGCAGCGCCGTGTCCGTGGCGCCGAGCGCCGACAGGAGCAGGTTTCCCTCGAAGGGATGTGTTGAATGGCTCGACATGAGGCTCGGTGTTCGAAGCCGGCCCATGCGCGTCCGGAGGACGGCGTATGCCATGCCCATCGGTTGTCCACAATCGGACGATTGCCTTCTTTCGTGAGCGTGATGCTACCCCTGCCTTTGCCCTGCGTTCGACGGCTGGGCACTTGCCTGCTTGAGCCCGAACCGGCCTCGCAGGGACCACGCACTTTGCGGACGGCGTTCCGCTTTATCATCACGGGATTTCGCAGCCACCTTCGAGACGTCCGGCCGGATCTGGTCGGAACACGGGAAGGCACCGCCGCCTTGCCCCGGTGGGGCAAGTCTCATGTGGAAGGGCATCCAGGATGCAGGGCTACGTAACTTCTTTCGGTCTGGGTTTCGTTGCGGGGATGCGCAACATGACGGCCTGCGCTGCCTTGGCTTGGGCCGCCTCCGACGGTCGTACGCGGGGTAACCTCATCCCTGCCGGTCCCGGTGCCCGCATGCTCGCCACAGGGGCGGCAATCGCCGAGATGGCTGGGGACAAGATGCCGTTCGCTCCGGATCGGCGCATCCCGCCGTCCTTCGCGTTACGGATCGCCGTCGGCGCGTTCGGTGGGTGGGCGTTGGCCGGGCAGCGTTCGTCCCCCGAGGTCGGGGCCTTGGCCGGCGTTGCCGGTGCTGTCGCTGGGACGCTCCTCGGACGCGCCGCTCGGGGCCCCGACTCCCGCACGACGCCCGGCCGCGCCAAGGGCCTCGCCGAAGATGCCGCCGCCGTCGGCCTCGCCGTCCTGGTGATCTCCTCAGCCGAACGCCAACACCGGACGACCGATGCGATCTTCCCAACCCGCGGCACCTAGGACCACCGTGCCTTGCGTGGTGGCGCATGCCCCTCATCATGGAGGGCGAACGCTACCGTGTCAGGTCGCCGGGGGGAGACGCTTCGCACGGTTTGAGATGAGCGAGGCGACCCATGGCTGAGGGTCGCCTCTCTTTACTCTAGGTTGATTGCGCACATAACTTCGGTGTCAAAAAGCGGATCTTTGGGTCGGCTATCATCAAGCGGGCGTATCAGAACTGCCGTAGTGCAGGACGACCATGATGTTGGTGATATTAATCGCCGGGTTCGCGCCATGTGTAGTAGCGCCCCTGTATCGGTCGCTAGTTCCTGCAGCGTCGTAGTATTCTCGGCTTTGACGATGAGAGCGGCTGAGCGGAGGGGTAGGCCTCTGTCGATAGGACCTATGTCTGCTTGAAGAAATTAGCCACCGAAAGCAGCCAGACCGCTACCCACCCAACCCGGTCATAGAGCGGACGGTTGGGACCCGACCCTACGTTACCGTTGATCGGCACAATTGCGCATCTGAAAAGTGGTCGTTCATCGATGGATATTGTTACGGTCGGGGTGTCCGTAGGTTCCGTGTCCTGGCTTGATCGAGTGCTTCGTAGCGACGCTCGACCATCGGGTGAGGCAGCCGGTGTTCAGTGATATGAACCGTGCGAAGCCGAGGTTCTGAAAGGGGCTGCGAGGAAACTTGCACCCCATGTCACATCGGACAGCACTGCGTCGTCACTCACGTGAACCAATCATGTGGGGAGAGCTCGATGACCAAAGCCATTCCGGTACTCGCCGGTATCCTCGGCGCGGGACTGGCCGGAAACGGCATCTTCATGCTCACCGCGCCCGAGGCATGGTATTTCGCGGTGCCAGGCGTGACGACGACAGGCCCATTCAATCAGCACTTCCTACGCGATATCGGCCTGATTTTCGTGCTGATCGGGTCGGGGTTCGCGTACGGCGCGTTCCGACCCGGACCGCGCTCGCTGCTCTGGAGCATGGGTGCGATCTGGCTCTCGGGCCATGCGCTCTTCCATTTTTGGGAGGTTGTGGTGGGCATTTGCGCGCCGGAGGTTCTACCCCGCGACTTCCCCGCGGTAACACTTCCTGCGCTTGTTGCTGTCGCCCTCAGCGTCTGGTCGTTCCGCCATGCCGACCATCGATGATCCGACCCGCGTGTTCGAGGAGGAGCGGGCGCGGCTCGTCCGCCTCGCCTACCGCATGCTCGGGTCCCTCGGCGAAGCCGAGGATGTCGTACAGGACGCCTGGCTGCGCTGGCGGCACGTCGACCATCCTGGGGTCGCCTCGCCCGGCGCCTTCCTGTCACGGACGGTGACGCGGCTTTGCCTTGACGTCATGAAGTCCGCTCGGGTCCGTCGTGAGACCTATCTTGGAACCTGGCTGCCCGAGCCCGTTGCCCTGGTTGCGGACGAAGCCCCCGGCGATGACCTCACGTTCACGCTGATGCTCGCCCTGGAGAGGCTCTCGCCACTGGAGCGGGCCGCGTTCCTCCTGCACGACGTCTTTGCGGTCCCGCTTGATGAGATTGCCGAGACGCTTCGGCGAGAGCCCCCGGCGGTCCGTCAACTCGCGGCGAGAGCCAGGAAGCACGTGCAAGCCGCACGTCCCCGCTTCCCCGTCGAGAGGGAAGAGGGCGCGCGCATCGCCAAGGCCTTCTTCGAGGCATCTACGACGGGCGACGTCGCAGCGCTGCGCAGCATGCTCGCCGATGCCGTCGTGGTGCACTCCGACGGAGGCGGAAAGGTGCTCGCTTTCCCGCGGCCGATCATCGGAATCGACAAGGTCACGCGCATGTTCGAGGGGGTCGTGCGCAAGTCGTGGATCCAGCATGCCCGGAAGCTGCGGGACCTCTGGATCGATGGCCTGCCCGGCTACCTCAGCATGGAGCCGGGCGGGATGCTTCAGACCGTCGCCCTGGATATCCAGGGCGGTATGATCGTCGGCATCTACTTTATCCGCAACCCGGACAAGCTCCAGCGAATGGCGCTGTCGTTCGGAGGGGCGGCGGGAGCGCCGACCCCTCACTGAGCCTCAACGGCGGGCGATTGCCAGCTCCCTTCGGCAGGCCGTCGAGAACGCGCAGAGCGGATCGAGGTCGCTGGCGTGGCGGATGTCGGCGAAGGCGGCGAGATCCTTGTTCGGGGCGAAGTAGGTCTCGCCGATGCACTGCATGACTCGCTCGGCTTGCTAGAGCGTCTCCGGCTCTCCGAAGAGCCGAATCTTATTCACGATGGCATAGAGGTTCACCAGCTTGGCCGGGTCGTCGAGTTCGTGCCGGAAGGCATCGCCGAACAAGGTCGACGCCTCCCTGATGAACTCGCCATAGAGCGCTTCCCGCCGCGCCCGGTCCTGCACCAGGAGGGTCGCGCGCTCCTGGCTGTGTTGCGTCAGCCAAGTGGTCGCGAAAGAGGCCATCGCGCCGATGGCCGAACCAGCCAGCGCAGACAGCGCCGGAAAATAGGCTGCATCCATCGGCGGGGGGCCTCAGGCCGTGCGCTTCGGCTGTGCCGCCAGCCAGTCGCCGTAGCGCCGCTGCGAGAGCCACGCGTCACCGGCGGGCGTCAGCCAGGGGCCGCCGAGGACCACCCCGAAATACGGTGCGGTGTCGTCCGCGCGGACGTCGTGCGTCTCGCCGAGGCCCTGAAAATGACGCTTCACCAACTCGACCATCGGCAGCCGCTCGGGCCCGGCGATCTCGACCATGCCGTTTCGCGGTGGCGCCAGCGCGGCCTCGGCGACCTTCGCGGCCACGTCGGCCGACGCGATGGGCTGGATCGACGCGGAGGTCACGCGCGCGACGCCATCGACGAGCGCGGCTCCCGCGATGGCGGCGACGAACTCGAAGAACTG
It encodes:
- a CDS encoding sigma-70 family RNA polymerase sigma factor, with amino-acid sequence MPTIDDPTRVFEEERARLVRLAYRMLGSLGEAEDVVQDAWLRWRHVDHPGVASPGAFLSRTVTRLCLDVMKSARVRRETYLGTWLPEPVALVADEAPGDDLTFTLMLALERLSPLERAAFLLHDVFAVPLDEIAETLRREPPAVRQLAARARKHVQAARPRFPVEREEGARIAKAFFEASTTGDVAALRSMLADAVVVHSDGGGKVLAFPRPIIGIDKVTRMFEGVVRKSWIQHARKLRDLWIDGLPGYLSMEPGGMLQTVALDIQGGMIVGIYFIRNPDKLQRMALSFGGAAGAPTPH
- a CDS encoding Crp/Fnr family transcriptional regulator, with the protein product MSSHSTHPFEGNLLLSALGATDTALLEPHVVRRDHSRGDTLFDVDEDVSHVTFPLDQTVATLVVRLGGDRTVETATVGHEGAIGGVVSQGYLPAFTRCVVLVEGSALRMDADRLREAKQASPTMNDLFVRYADCMLAQVLQSVACNAGHPIEQRVLRWLLGLQDRLGTDALPVTQVVVGSMLGVGRSHIAAVLAELQRQGLIHLGHGRIHMLDRGRTEAAACDCHARVRKHFRTVLGATYARDGKIVAVEATEPGTPPKARPDAILPEARGTGR